One Candidatus Limnocylindria bacterium DNA segment encodes these proteins:
- a CDS encoding (2Fe-2S)-binding protein, whose protein sequence is MRLVLNINGATHQVDPPPSASLLSVLRDDLGLTGTRFGCGSGQCGACYVIADGRAVASCLMPARQAAEREITTIEGLARGDGLHPVQEAFIAEDAMQCGYCTSGMIISAAALLARDAAPDEAAIRDALSGNLCRCGVYGRAIRAVKRAADSRGVAGGSPPAMNK, encoded by the coding sequence ATGCGGCTCGTTCTCAACATCAACGGCGCGACACACCAGGTGGACCCACCGCCGAGCGCTTCGCTCCTCAGCGTGCTGCGGGATGACCTCGGACTGACCGGTACGCGCTTCGGGTGCGGGAGCGGCCAGTGCGGAGCGTGCTACGTGATCGCGGACGGCAGAGCCGTTGCGTCGTGCCTCATGCCCGCTCGGCAGGCGGCCGAACGCGAGATCACCACGATCGAGGGACTTGCCCGGGGCGACGGGCTTCATCCGGTGCAGGAGGCCTTCATCGCCGAGGACGCGATGCAGTGCGGCTACTGCACCAGCGGGATGATCATCTCGGCCGCGGCTCTCCTCGCGCGCGACGCAGCGCCCGACGAGGCCGCGATCCGCGACGCGCTTTCCGGCAACCTCTGCCGCTGCGGCGTGTACGGCCGCGCCATTAGAGCGGTCAAACGGGCAGCGGATAGCAGGGGGGTTGCAGGGGGTTCTCCCCCTGCGATGAACAAATGA